A portion of the Methanotorris formicicus Mc-S-70 genome contains these proteins:
- a CDS encoding MTH895/ArsE family thioredoxin-like protein — MIIRVFGTGCPKCNQTYENVKKAVEELGIDAEIVKVTDINEISEWIFVAPGVAFDDEIVFEGKVPTVEEIKEELKKTLD; from the coding sequence ATGATAATAAGAGTGTTTGGAACTGGATGTCCAAAATGCAATCAAACTTATGAGAATGTTAAAAAGGCAGTTGAAGAACTTGGCATAGATGCGGAGATAGTAAAGGTTACAGATATAAATGAGATTTCTGAATGGATATTTGTCGCTCCTGGAGTTGCATTTGATGATGAGATTGTCTTTGAGGGGAAAGTTCCTACAGTTGAGGAGATTAAGGAAGAACTCAAAAAAACCTTGGATTAA
- a CDS encoding NifB/NifX family molybdenum-iron cluster-binding protein, with translation MKIAIPTESGKISPHFGRCEKFVIVEIEDGKIKNKEIVENPASGGMHGVGTTAASIIGNYNVNALITQNIGPKVYNVFKQLGIEVYKCNTTSIDECVKLFLEGKLEKFE, from the coding sequence ATGAAAATAGCAATACCAACAGAGAGTGGAAAAATTTCTCCGCACTTTGGAAGATGTGAGAAATTTGTTATTGTAGAAATTGAAGATGGTAAAATAAAAAATAAAGAAATAGTAGAAAACCCTGCTAGTGGAGGAATGCACGGAGTAGGGACAACTGCAGCATCCATTATTGGGAATTACAATGTAAATGCTTTAATAACACAAAATATAGGGCCAAAGGTATACAATGTGTTTAAGCAGTTGGGCATTGAGGTTTATAAATGCAACACAACATCAATTGATGAGTGCGTTAAATTATTCTTAGAGGGAAAATTAGAGAAATTTGAGTGA
- a CDS encoding nucleotide-binding protein, translating into MIVAITGGKGGTGKSTLSSNLFFYFMENYSTALVDCDVETPNLEYLVSEDLKFAKEVFIEIPDVKEGVSYNYNNVCKEGALLKINDKLIFIEELCSGCKACGINSNITFKKKSIGKIYEKKFNGSYLIVGKSNIGITKTSKIVIETKKYALSKNCEINIIDTAAGTHCNVIRALINSDKVLVVTEPTPFGISDAKRIIKIVEKLKIPYKVVLNRYGISDLNVEYDFKIPYDKRVVETYCKGESFLKYNDLRKNIEEIGNWIIWG; encoded by the coding sequence ATGATAGTGGCTATAACTGGTGGAAAGGGAGGAACTGGGAAATCTACTTTATCAAGTAATCTATTTTTTTATTTTATGGAAAATTATTCAACTGCATTAGTTGATTGTGATGTTGAGACACCAAATTTGGAGTATTTGGTTAGTGAGGATTTAAAATTTGCAAAGGAGGTTTTCATTGAAATTCCTGACGTAAAAGAAGGAGTAAGTTATAACTACAACAATGTTTGTAAGGAAGGGGCATTGCTAAAAATAAATGATAAACTCATATTTATTGAGGAGTTGTGTAGTGGATGTAAGGCATGCGGCATAAATTCCAACATAACATTTAAGAAAAAATCCATTGGAAAAATTTACGAAAAGAAATTTAATGGCAGTTATTTAATCGTTGGAAAATCAAACATTGGGATAACTAAAACAAGTAAAATTGTAATTGAAACAAAGAAATACGCCCTATCAAAAAACTGCGAGATTAATATTATAGACACTGCCGCTGGAACTCACTGCAATGTTATAAGGGCATTAATCAATTCAGATAAGGTTCTTGTAGTTACAGAACCAACACCATTTGGGATTTCAGATGCAAAAAGGATAATAAAGATTGTTGAAAAGTTAAAAATTCCATACAAGGTTGTTTTAAATAGATATGGAATCAGTGATTTAAACGTTGAGTATGACTTCAAAATTCCTTATGATAAAAGAGTTGTTGAAACCTATTGCAAAGGAGAGAGTTTTTTGAAGTATAATGATTTGAGAAAAAATATTGAAGAGATAGGTAATTGGATTATTTGGGGATAA
- a CDS encoding nucleotide-binding protein, producing MKIAVISGKGGVGKSSISTSLAKLFSKELKIVALDCDVDAPNFNLMFDVKDKRLIEVIHRDLYKINENCAFCGKCQDICQFDAIEGYKINPILCEGCGSCELICEYNAIEPIKVESGYIYEGNAGFPLIWGELEPGESGSGKIVEYIKRHAKKYNSELEIIDGPPGVGCPLISTVKDIDLALCIVEPTKSSVNDCLRLIETLSFFNVEYLIVENKKGINNIDYPFKIFHSIPFDFEVPKLIANKILLCDSDSKASKAVKELYGKLKEFI from the coding sequence ATGAAAATTGCAGTTATTTCAGGAAAGGGGGGAGTTGGAAAATCATCAATTTCCACATCCTTAGCAAAACTTTTCTCAAAAGAGTTAAAAATAGTTGCGTTGGATTGTGATGTCGATGCACCAAATTTCAATCTAATGTTTGATGTTAAAGATAAGAGGTTAATAGAAGTTATTCATCGTGACTTATATAAAATAAATGAAAATTGTGCCTTTTGTGGAAAATGCCAAGATATTTGTCAATTTGATGCGATTGAGGGATACAAAATAAATCCAATACTATGTGAGGGATGCGGAAGTTGTGAATTAATATGTGAATATAATGCAATCGAACCAATTAAGGTTGAGAGTGGCTATATTTATGAAGGAAATGCTGGTTTCCCATTGATATGGGGAGAGTTAGAACCTGGAGAAAGTGGAAGTGGAAAAATCGTAGAGTACATAAAGAGACATGCTAAAAAATATAACTCTGAATTGGAAATTATCGATGGTCCTCCTGGTGTTGGATGTCCTCTAATTTCAACAGTTAAAGATATTGATTTGGCATTGTGCATAGTGGAGCCAACAAAATCAAGTGTTAATGATTGTTTAAGATTGATAGAGACATTAAGCTTCTTTAATGTTGAATATTTAATTGTTGAAAACAAAAAAGGAATAAATAATATAGATTACCCATTTAAAATATTCCATTCAATCCCATTTGATTTTGAAGTACCAAAATTGATTGCAAATAAAATTTTACTTTGCGATAGTGATAGTAAGGCATCAAAGGCGGTAAAGGAGTTATATGGAAAATTAAAAGAGTTTATTTAA